The genomic segment GTTGTTCGAATCAATTTTATGTACGTTTTATAACCTACAACAACTTCTGATTCTTCTATTTCTTGTTTGGCTTTCAATGTCATATGTTCGATTGCTCCAGGCCCGATTCCAACAACAGCTATCCGTCCCTTATGAGAAGATCTGATAGATGTATCCTTCTCTGATAATTCTATTCACCTCTTGAGATGGCTATCGTCACACCTTCCTTGAACTTGGTCTTTTTTAGGAGCAAACTAGCTCTTTTCCCAGCAGCGATCAATGCTGCTTGTTCGCATACTCCTCCTACTCCTACTTGCCTTTTGACAATTTCTGAAGGTAGAGACAAATCGGCATGCTTAAGCGTTTTGATCTTATGCATGTCTATGATCTCTATCGGCAATTCTAAATTTTCAGCAGCCTCAATTATAGACGAACCTTTTTTTATCTCTGCGGTAGCCAAACAATTCACTCGATTTAGCGAGATGTTTACTCGATCCAAAGCTAAGGTTATAGCTTTGGTAATTTCTTCTTTATTGATATTCTTTTTAGAACCTATTCCTACAACTATCTTCATAGGATTGAGATAGACTATTGGTTTTTTCGACTCTCCTTTTGCATTTTCTTCCGTGATGATTATACCCGCATCATAAGCATTTATGATCTCTTTCGCCATTTCGACGTCATCCACGACTGTTGTCTCAAAGTCTTCGATGAATCCGAGTAGATAGCTAACACCTTCTGTTAAAACTACGATTACACTTTCTTTGTTCACTATAGCTGAATTGACAGGTAGAAGGCCTTCAAAGTTATTAATCTTGCAATGCAATTCCCTTGCGAGTTCTTCAACGCTCTTCTTACCTAATAAATCGGAAGCAGTTGTAACAACAACACTAGCTCCTATCCCATCAGATATCAATTTTGTAAGTTGATTAGATCCACCTAAATGACCAGAGAGAAGACTGACTGCAAATTTGCCCAAATCGTCAACTGCGACGACTGCTGGATCGGTTCTCTTATCTTTTAAACAAGGAGCGATGGTTCTAACTGTTATTCCGATAGCCATAACCGAAATTATTGCATCCACCTTATCAAAAATATTTTTAATGAAATCGCCTAGTTTAGTATTCATAGGCGTTATTCCATCGGTCACATACTTTGCTGGAGCAAAGACCGTGCAATCGTACTCCATTTCACTTA from the Candidatus Methylarchaceae archaeon HK02M2 genome contains:
- a CDS encoding cobalamin biosynthesis protein, with the translated sequence MFSKGVSIITLSKYGVDTAIKIKNALSEMEYDCTVFAPAKYVTDGITPMNTKLGDFIKNIFDKVDAIISVMAIGITVRTIAPCLKDKRTDPAVVAVDDLGKFAVSLLSGHLGGSNQLTKLISDGIGASVVVTTASDLLGKKSVEELARELHCKINNFEGLLPVNSAIVNKESVIVVLTEGVSYLLGFIEDFETTVVDDVEMAKEIINAYDAGIIITEENAKGESKKPIVYLNPMKIVVGIGSKKNINKEEITKAITLALDRVNISLNRVNCLATAEIKKGSSIIEAAENLELPIEIIDMHKIKTLKHADLSLPSEIVKRQVGVGGVCEQAALIAAGKRASLLLKKTKFKEGVTIAISRGE